A single window of Methylacidimicrobium sp. AP8 DNA harbors:
- the mreD gene encoding rod shape-determining protein MreD, translating to MRWLGAGLGRKALYTVPALLCLLLFVVATPVQMVLPNLPLLRVKPDLPALLIAYAAFRLPIIVSFGLAAAAGFWRDLLTAGPIGPSVFAFTLAAILVFLLRESLSWRSLPFFPPLAGLATFAVLASSHAVRLLELRHWGGIAAAWGEFGIASALTAVISFPVGWAFDWSFRLLQAKAPEEQEEDLVEIEWL from the coding sequence ATGCGCTGGTTAGGCGCTGGCCTTGGCCGTAAGGCGCTCTACACGGTGCCGGCCCTTCTTTGCCTTCTACTTTTCGTTGTGGCCACGCCCGTGCAAATGGTTCTCCCGAACCTGCCTCTGCTGCGTGTGAAGCCGGATCTGCCTGCGCTCCTGATCGCCTATGCCGCCTTCCGCCTTCCCATCATCGTCTCCTTCGGCCTTGCGGCGGCCGCCGGATTCTGGCGGGATCTGCTCACGGCCGGGCCGATCGGTCCGAGTGTGTTTGCCTTTACGCTGGCCGCCATCCTGGTCTTTCTACTCCGGGAGTCGCTTTCGTGGCGCAGCCTCCCATTTTTCCCTCCGCTCGCCGGCCTGGCCACCTTCGCCGTCCTGGCATCCTCGCACGCGGTCCGGCTGCTGGAACTGCGCCACTGGGGCGGGATTGCGGCCGCGTGGGGCGAATTCGGAATCGCGTCGGCGCTGACGGCCGTGATCAGCTTTCCCGTCGGATGGGCTTTCGACTGGAGCTTCCGACTGCTGCAGGCCAAGGCGCCGGAGGAGCAGGAAGAAGATCTGGTGGAGATCGAATGGCTCTGA
- a CDS encoding rod shape-determining protein, producing MWEWASSALTNDIGIDLGTANTLVYIRGKGIVLREPSVVAVHPATKQVVAVGGEAKRMLGRTPGNIQAIRPLKDGVIADFDLAGEMLKTFIRKTQARFMFRRPRVVIAVPSGITEVERRAVEESTRQAGAREVYLVEEPMAAAIGVGLPIQEASGNMIVDIGGGTTEVAIISLSGIVYSRSVRVAGDELDESISNYLRRAYNLMIGERTAEEIKMRIGSAHPLETETSMEVRGRDLVAGLPKTLTITSQEVREAMMETLSVIVESVRITLERCPPELSADLLERGVVLAGGGALLRGLDRLLTEETSLPVHVAEDPLSAVAEGTGAILEEYSILKKVARAEGRR from the coding sequence CTGTGGGAATGGGCATCCTCCGCGCTCACCAACGACATCGGCATCGATCTCGGAACGGCGAACACCTTGGTCTACATTCGCGGCAAAGGCATCGTCCTGCGGGAGCCTTCGGTCGTGGCGGTGCACCCGGCAACCAAGCAGGTCGTGGCCGTCGGCGGGGAAGCCAAACGGATGCTGGGCCGCACTCCCGGGAACATCCAAGCGATCCGCCCTCTGAAGGATGGAGTCATCGCGGACTTCGACCTCGCCGGCGAGATGCTCAAGACCTTCATCCGCAAAACACAAGCAAGGTTTATGTTCCGGCGGCCGAGGGTCGTCATCGCCGTGCCCAGCGGGATCACGGAGGTCGAGCGGAGGGCGGTAGAAGAGTCGACACGGCAGGCGGGCGCTCGGGAAGTCTATCTGGTCGAGGAGCCGATGGCGGCGGCGATCGGGGTGGGGCTTCCCATCCAAGAGGCGTCCGGCAACATGATCGTCGACATCGGCGGCGGGACCACGGAGGTGGCGATCATATCCCTTTCGGGCATCGTCTACTCGCGCAGCGTGCGGGTTGCGGGCGATGAGCTCGACGAGAGCATTTCCAATTATCTCCGACGCGCCTATAATCTGATGATCGGCGAGCGGACGGCCGAAGAGATCAAGATGCGGATCGGCTCCGCCCATCCTCTGGAGACGGAAACCTCCATGGAGGTACGCGGGCGCGATCTGGTCGCCGGGCTTCCGAAGACCTTGACGATCACCTCGCAAGAGGTGCGTGAAGCCATGATGGAAACTCTTTCGGTGATCGTCGAGTCTGTCCGCATCACCTTGGAACGATGCCCTCCGGAGCTCTCCGCCGATCTTTTGGAAAGAGGCGTCGTGCTGGCGGGAGGGGGCGCTCTCCTGCGCGGGCTCGACCGCTTGCTGACCGAAGAGACCTCTCTGCCCGTGCATGTCGCCGAAGATCCGCTCAGCGCCGTCGCCGAGGGCACCGGAGCGATTTTGGAGGAATATTCGATTCTCAAAAAGGTCGCCCGGGCGGAGGGTCGTCGCTAA
- the mreC gene encoding rod shape-determining protein MreC: protein MPVDEDSPPSAHREPAVGFPRRIGRVPLYLGVASLFLVLIGLALPRAWERQLHKIGLEMASPFLSIWDRCVKFWDDFELGTKTLNQIQGELKQLRVRNAELAMQNSYLSHLKEENERLREMLSFRHNSSFHLLSCRVISRDPSNWWSNIYVDIGWGDDGRLSSDLPVVTPRGVVGKTGIIARNLSQIILLTNENCKISAVSEVSKDQGLVVGAGTPADNKPYARMIYLPRNAQVAAGERILTSGLGGVFPAGLYVGSVTQVLPLEASRSFGLYREATVDPGADLAQVSEVFIVLPER from the coding sequence ATGCCGGTCGACGAAGATTCGCCGCCATCCGCTCACCGGGAGCCGGCCGTCGGGTTCCCCCGAAGAATCGGGCGAGTGCCGCTTTACCTGGGTGTCGCTTCCCTGTTCCTGGTCCTGATCGGACTGGCCCTCCCGCGCGCCTGGGAGCGGCAGCTGCACAAGATCGGGCTGGAAATGGCCTCGCCTTTCCTCTCGATCTGGGATCGTTGCGTGAAGTTCTGGGACGATTTCGAGCTGGGCACCAAGACACTGAACCAGATCCAGGGCGAACTCAAGCAGCTGCGCGTCCGAAACGCAGAGCTGGCGATGCAGAACAGCTATCTGAGCCACCTAAAGGAGGAAAATGAGCGCCTCCGGGAAATGCTTTCCTTCCGGCACAACTCATCGTTCCACCTGCTATCCTGCCGCGTCATCAGCCGGGATCCCTCGAATTGGTGGAGCAACATTTACGTCGATATCGGCTGGGGGGATGACGGGCGCCTCTCTTCGGATCTTCCGGTCGTCACTCCTCGCGGAGTCGTGGGCAAAACCGGGATCATCGCCCGTAACTTAAGTCAGATTATATTACTCACCAATGAGAATTGCAAAATCTCCGCCGTGAGCGAGGTCTCGAAGGATCAAGGGCTGGTCGTCGGCGCGGGGACCCCGGCGGACAACAAGCCGTACGCGCGCATGATCTATCTGCCGAGAAATGCCCAGGTGGCCGCCGGAGAGCGGATTTTGACGAGCGGCCTAGGCGGCGTGTTCCCCGCCGGGCTGTACGTAGGCAGCGTGACGCAAGTGCTGCCGCTAGAAGCTTCCCGATCCTTCGGGCTCTATCGCGAGGCCACGGTTGACCCGGGCGCCGATCTGGCGCAGGTTTCCGAGGTGTTCATCGTTCTGCCGGAGCGGTAG
- a CDS encoding NYN domain-containing protein, whose product MKAESAAGNAPAGPVLVVDGHSVIFSWKDLRDLHARAPRQARSLLAQRLQQLHDTRAWMVILVFDGRFGSHRERIEPVPGEMVVAYSSPDCTADALIEAFVAQWKDRRQVTVVTADQAERRTVEALGAWCFSPEWLSTELHERQGELEEALTRVHRRAHW is encoded by the coding sequence ATGAAGGCCGAATCCGCCGCCGGGAACGCTCCCGCCGGTCCGGTGCTGGTCGTCGACGGCCACAGCGTGATTTTCTCATGGAAGGATTTGCGCGATCTCCATGCGCGCGCGCCACGTCAGGCGCGCAGCCTTCTCGCGCAGCGGCTGCAGCAGCTGCACGACACGAGAGCCTGGATGGTGATCCTGGTTTTCGACGGGCGGTTCGGCTCCCATCGGGAGCGGATCGAGCCGGTGCCGGGAGAGATGGTCGTCGCCTATTCCTCGCCCGATTGCACGGCGGACGCGCTGATCGAGGCTTTCGTCGCGCAATGGAAGGATCGGCGGCAGGTGACCGTGGTCACCGCCGATCAGGCGGAGCGACGCACCGTCGAAGCCCTCGGCGCCTGGTGCTTCTCGCCCGAATGGCTCTCCACGGAACTGCACGAACGGCAAGGCGAGCTGGAGGAAGCTTTGACTCGCGTCCATCGCAGGGCGCACTGGTGA
- a CDS encoding Rne/Rng family ribonuclease, which translates to MFFDRIRRWVRLKPNANTKEIAISCEPLEYRVALLEDGQLEELAIERRGQRGIAGNIYKGRVNNVEPALKALFVDIGVGKNAFLHYWDAIPAALDASFETVERRRRKSKARPPRADDIPKIYPAGSEVVVQVTKGPIGTKGARVTTNISLAGRYLVLTPFSEQFGISRKIEDPKERARLRKILDSLDVPEGMGLIFRTVGEGARARYFVRDLALLLQQWQEINDKIRSLPAPSLVYQEPDLIQRTVRDFLTDDVERILIDDEEEAKRVREMVGLISSRSQKKIVSYKDPTPLFERLNIEKQIDTAFGRKVELASGGYIVIDETEALVAIDVNTGRARCGRDQGGAIFQTNMEAAREIARQLRLRNIGGLIVIDFIDMKSRREGEAVVQRLKECVRRDKAKINILPMSDFGLVQMTRQRVQESIRHSLYVPCPTCQGRGMVKSPETMSIEIQRAIVRAMRLHPEVKELRVLVLPSTLERLKTEDEELLLDLERRLQGKLYFRTDTRLGAEQFTLLNAITGEEIT; encoded by the coding sequence ATGTTTTTCGACCGAATCCGGCGTTGGGTCCGTCTGAAGCCGAACGCGAACACAAAGGAAATCGCCATCAGCTGCGAGCCGCTGGAGTACCGGGTCGCCCTCCTGGAAGATGGCCAGTTGGAAGAGTTGGCCATTGAACGGCGCGGGCAGCGCGGGATCGCCGGCAACATCTACAAGGGGCGCGTCAACAATGTGGAGCCCGCCCTCAAAGCGCTCTTCGTCGACATCGGGGTGGGGAAAAACGCATTCCTCCACTATTGGGACGCCATTCCCGCCGCCCTCGATGCAAGCTTCGAAACGGTCGAGCGGCGCAGGCGCAAAAGCAAAGCCCGTCCTCCTCGGGCCGACGACATCCCCAAAATCTACCCGGCCGGCTCCGAGGTGGTCGTCCAGGTCACCAAAGGCCCCATCGGAACCAAAGGGGCCCGTGTCACCACCAATATAAGCCTGGCCGGCCGATATCTGGTGCTCACCCCGTTCAGCGAGCAGTTCGGCATCTCCCGAAAAATCGAGGACCCGAAGGAGCGTGCGCGGCTCCGGAAGATCCTCGACTCGCTCGACGTTCCCGAAGGAATGGGGTTGATCTTCCGCACGGTGGGGGAGGGCGCGCGAGCGCGCTATTTCGTCCGGGATCTGGCCTTGCTCCTCCAGCAATGGCAAGAGATCAACGATAAGATCCGCTCCCTGCCCGCTCCGAGCCTTGTCTACCAAGAGCCGGATCTCATCCAGCGGACGGTGCGGGATTTTCTGACCGACGACGTGGAGCGGATCCTCATCGATGACGAGGAGGAAGCCAAGCGCGTCCGCGAGATGGTAGGGCTCATTTCCTCCCGATCGCAGAAAAAGATCGTCTCCTACAAGGATCCCACCCCGCTCTTCGAACGGCTCAACATCGAAAAACAGATCGACACCGCCTTCGGCCGAAAGGTGGAGCTCGCCAGCGGCGGCTACATCGTGATCGATGAGACCGAGGCTCTCGTCGCCATCGATGTCAACACGGGGAGGGCCCGCTGCGGACGGGACCAAGGAGGAGCCATATTCCAGACCAATATGGAGGCCGCGCGGGAAATCGCGCGGCAGCTGCGCCTGCGCAACATCGGAGGCTTGATCGTGATCGATTTCATCGACATGAAGAGCCGCCGGGAAGGAGAAGCCGTCGTGCAGAGGCTAAAGGAATGCGTGCGGCGCGACAAGGCGAAGATCAACATTCTGCCTATGTCCGACTTCGGCCTCGTCCAGATGACCCGACAGCGCGTCCAGGAAAGCATCCGGCACTCCCTCTATGTTCCGTGCCCCACCTGCCAGGGACGGGGGATGGTCAAGTCTCCGGAAACCATGAGCATCGAGATTCAGCGGGCCATCGTCCGGGCCATGCGGCTCCATCCGGAGGTCAAGGAGCTTCGCGTCCTCGTCCTTCCTTCGACTCTCGAACGATTGAAAACCGAAGATGAGGAGCTTCTGCTCGACCTCGAGCGGCGGCTTCAGGGGAAGCTCTATTTCCGGACCGATACCCGCCTGGGAGCCGAGCAGTTCACGCTTCTCAACGCGATCACGGGCGAAGAAATCACCTGA
- the rodA gene encoding rod shape-determining protein RodA has protein sequence MGENEHLSFLTKVTRFDWSLPLVAAALAAFGIVVVYSATYSSESQDFRNAAFSQAAWFLIGMAAFFVLSFIDYRVWVKWGWLFFLASLPALAVVLMIGQTVNGAKSWLHFGPISVEPADFTKISFVLLGAWWVDRTNHRGLLFAAPLVAAMLVPMILVLKQPALGSAGVFLPLCFAILFVGGLKMRYVLLGLLGLLGVLAYAYIGVGKLGWDIPGLKPYQMNRIRTFFDPTLDPLGAGWTINQSLIAIGSGGFSGKGYLKGTQNMLGFLPKNISYTDFIFSVVGEEWGFLGGAAVIAGECLLLLLCLRIAFGAREAAGRALAVGIATILFTHIFVNVGMTIKVVPITGIPLPFISYGGTFLITCLAGLGLVESVWIHRKTEDNRPSPDT, from the coding sequence ATGGGGGAAAACGAGCACCTGAGCTTCCTGACCAAGGTGACGCGGTTCGACTGGTCGCTTCCGCTGGTGGCAGCCGCCCTGGCAGCTTTCGGAATCGTCGTCGTCTATAGCGCTACCTACTCGAGCGAAAGCCAGGATTTCCGCAACGCGGCCTTTTCGCAAGCCGCTTGGTTCCTAATCGGCATGGCGGCCTTCTTCGTCCTTTCCTTCATCGATTACCGCGTCTGGGTAAAATGGGGATGGCTTTTCTTTCTGGCCTCTCTTCCTGCGCTTGCGGTCGTGCTCATGATCGGCCAGACCGTCAACGGGGCCAAGAGCTGGCTCCACTTCGGCCCGATTAGCGTCGAACCCGCCGATTTCACCAAAATCAGCTTCGTCCTCCTGGGGGCTTGGTGGGTGGACCGGACCAACCATCGCGGGCTCCTTTTCGCGGCCCCGCTCGTGGCGGCCATGCTGGTCCCCATGATCCTTGTTCTGAAGCAGCCGGCGCTTGGGTCCGCCGGCGTATTCCTGCCTCTCTGCTTCGCCATCCTTTTCGTCGGCGGTTTGAAGATGCGTTATGTCCTTCTGGGCCTGCTCGGCCTGCTGGGGGTGCTCGCCTATGCCTACATCGGGGTCGGCAAGCTCGGCTGGGACATCCCCGGACTCAAGCCGTACCAGATGAACCGAATCCGCACGTTCTTCGATCCCACTCTCGATCCGCTCGGCGCGGGCTGGACGATCAACCAATCCCTCATCGCGATCGGTTCCGGCGGGTTCTCCGGCAAAGGCTATCTCAAAGGCACCCAGAACATGCTCGGGTTTCTGCCGAAGAACATCTCCTACACCGACTTCATCTTCTCGGTAGTGGGAGAGGAGTGGGGCTTTCTCGGGGGAGCGGCGGTCATCGCCGGCGAGTGCCTCCTGCTCCTGCTCTGCCTCCGGATCGCCTTCGGCGCTCGGGAGGCGGCGGGCCGCGCCCTCGCCGTGGGGATCGCCACGATTCTTTTTACGCATATTTTCGTGAATGTCGGGATGACGATCAAGGTGGTGCCGATCACTGGCATTCCCTTGCCGTTCATCAGCTATGGAGGAACCTTCCTCATTACCTGCCTTGCGGGATTGGGCCTGGTGGAGAGCGTATGGATCCATCGGAAAACCGAAGACAACCGACCATCGCCCGACACCTGA
- the trpS gene encoding tryptophan--tRNA ligase, protein MRILSGIQPSGFLHLGNYFGMMRRAIQWQEKGETFLFIADFHALTTVGDPEALRRNVREAALAFLACGLDPKRTVFFRQSAVPEVLELAWLLSSVTPVGLLERCHSYKDKLAKGIVPTHALFAYPVLMAADILLYRADVVPVGIDQKQHLEVTRDLAAKFNQAFGPVFVMPKEDIEENVASVPGIDGQKMSKSYGNTLELFGDREEFRRRVMAIRTDSTPIEEPKPIAGSVLVSLYRLVSEPQEFEEFVAAMRRGGVGYGALKKELLAKLERFLEPFRRRYEEIKGKPGFVEEILEEGARTARAAAAPTLESARRAVGLL, encoded by the coding sequence ATGCGCATCTTATCCGGCATCCAACCGTCGGGGTTTCTTCACTTGGGAAACTACTTCGGAATGATGCGGCGGGCCATCCAATGGCAAGAGAAGGGAGAGACCTTCCTCTTCATCGCGGATTTCCACGCGCTGACCACGGTCGGCGATCCCGAGGCCTTGCGCCGCAACGTCCGGGAAGCCGCGCTCGCGTTCCTGGCCTGCGGGCTCGATCCGAAGCGGACGGTCTTTTTCCGGCAGAGTGCGGTACCCGAAGTCCTGGAGCTTGCGTGGCTGCTTTCTTCGGTCACCCCGGTCGGCCTGCTGGAACGATGCCACAGCTACAAGGACAAGCTCGCCAAGGGGATCGTTCCGACTCATGCTCTTTTTGCCTATCCGGTTCTCATGGCCGCCGATATCCTGCTCTACCGGGCGGACGTCGTTCCGGTCGGGATCGACCAGAAGCAGCATCTGGAAGTGACTCGGGATCTGGCCGCCAAGTTCAACCAGGCCTTCGGCCCGGTCTTCGTGATGCCGAAGGAAGACATCGAAGAAAACGTGGCCTCCGTCCCGGGCATCGACGGACAAAAGATGTCGAAATCCTACGGAAACACCCTCGAGCTCTTCGGGGACCGGGAAGAGTTCCGAAGAAGGGTGATGGCGATCCGGACCGACTCGACGCCCATTGAGGAGCCCAAGCCGATCGCCGGTTCCGTCCTGGTTTCGCTCTACCGCCTCGTCAGCGAGCCGCAGGAATTCGAGGAATTCGTCGCCGCCATGCGGCGCGGCGGGGTCGGCTACGGGGCGCTGAAGAAGGAGCTTCTTGCCAAGCTCGAGCGTTTTTTGGAGCCTTTCCGCCGGCGATATGAAGAGATAAAAGGCAAACCGGGCTTCGTGGAAGAGATCTTGGAGGAAGGCGCGCGGACGGCGCGCGCGGCGGCCGCTCCTACATTGGAGTCAGCACGGAGGGCGGTCGGCCTTCTCTAG
- a CDS encoding chorismate mutase, with product MSPSEREIARLRLQMGEIDARLLALLNRRMEIARAVGDWKRRNGFLIFDPIREEAVIADLIRRNAGSLSERAIRAIFLEIFSSARAEQGVLRIGCAGGAAGLLAAHSRFGASDRFRLVRSAAEGKRLLAAQSIDVLVVPKQGLLDLPTAPREASPALPPCWTIRGEIDCPSAFPHSRAARFGFYIVTAGGGQPLPPDVPEPHKAVFFLAGASRESMDRWTRRWGGCWIRADARKRGRDPAREPESAALWEVSVPPPPDAVQACCREVCGDSAWIVRLGTYAIASVTCNEQATRQ from the coding sequence ATGAGCCCATCGGAGCGGGAGATCGCCCGGCTTCGCCTCCAGATGGGCGAAATCGACGCCCGGCTTCTGGCTCTTCTCAACCGGCGCATGGAAATCGCGCGGGCTGTCGGCGATTGGAAGCGCCGGAATGGTTTCTTGATTTTCGATCCGATCCGGGAAGAAGCGGTGATCGCGGATCTGATCCGGCGCAACGCCGGCTCCCTCTCCGAGCGGGCGATCCGGGCGATCTTCCTGGAAATCTTCTCCAGCGCGCGGGCCGAGCAAGGAGTGCTGCGCATCGGGTGCGCCGGCGGGGCCGCCGGGTTGCTCGCAGCCCACAGCCGCTTCGGTGCCTCCGATCGCTTCCGTCTGGTCCGGTCCGCGGCCGAGGGCAAGAGGCTGCTGGCGGCACAGTCGATCGATGTCCTCGTTGTCCCCAAACAGGGACTGCTCGATCTTCCGACCGCGCCCCGCGAAGCTTCCCCAGCCCTGCCCCCTTGCTGGACCATCCGGGGCGAGATCGATTGCCCCTCCGCTTTCCCGCACAGCCGGGCGGCCCGCTTCGGCTTCTATATCGTGACGGCCGGCGGGGGGCAGCCGCTCCCTCCCGACGTTCCGGAGCCGCACAAGGCCGTCTTCTTCCTGGCGGGAGCATCCAGGGAATCGATGGACCGCTGGACGCGTCGCTGGGGAGGTTGCTGGATTCGGGCCGACGCCCGGAAAAGAGGCAGGGACCCGGCCCGCGAGCCGGAGTCGGCCGCCCTCTGGGAAGTGTCGGTGCCGCCTCCGCCAGATGCGGTGCAGGCCTGCTGCCGGGAGGTCTGTGGAGATTCCGCTTGGATCGTGCGCTTGGGGACTTACGCTATAGCGAGCGTCACCTGCAATGAGCAAGCCACCCGGCAATAG
- the mrdA gene encoding penicillin-binding protein 2: MALMEPLASPPPYRPKLRIGIVAILITACLGLLVARLWVLQVVEGQTYASRLRNQTTIALRLDGARGPILDRNGIALAENRATYEIDLYLDQLVRDYPKRHRGRVPRILVERRMGGATLLRKEPDIYRIVMTDLIPIANALHLEVKLDPNELQRHYFTSPSVPYRFASDLSYVSVARFAEQNLGVPGIDVAVRPVRHYNFGAFASHILGYVGPPAEKEDLGPDGNELETIGRIGVERLMDGQLQGKPGGRILRVNYRGYIVAEEAYKSPGLGSSVYLTLDARMQAIVQEALRDVGRGAAIVMDPNTGDILAMASVPDFDPNVFIPRISHEDWTRLTTDPTRPLLNRSVAAYSPGSTFKVLVSLAALKYGAITPSTQIYSPAAIDIGGHLFHDWTKTGRGNINLVEALQYSCNTFFYQVGIRTGIKHLDEMAALCGFGQPTGLSYLGEASGILPGPEWMKIHHPLERWTTAHTANLSIGQGFLEVTPLQMVLLISAVANGGTLLYPRLVVGVSDAQGRQIASIPPRPRADLGMRREDLDAVRKGLLAVVESGTGHSVAIPGVAIAGKTGSAQAKRKWKGKLYNDTRAWFVGFVPYDRPRYAFGVLVEGGISGGATAGPIAHKIVEGLLALERTGTAPQLVYFTPAKGNFNGLTEIQPKTDTGQPVRPAVPVREEEDSQEDSSSDQG, from the coding sequence ATGGCTCTGATGGAACCGCTCGCTTCCCCTCCGCCCTACCGGCCCAAGCTGCGCATCGGCATCGTCGCCATCCTGATCACGGCGTGCCTGGGGCTCCTGGTCGCCCGCCTGTGGGTCCTGCAAGTCGTGGAAGGACAGACGTACGCCAGCCGGCTACGCAACCAGACCACGATCGCCCTCCGCCTGGACGGCGCCCGCGGCCCGATCCTGGATCGAAACGGGATCGCTCTTGCCGAGAACCGCGCCACCTACGAGATCGATCTCTACCTCGACCAGCTCGTGCGCGACTACCCGAAGCGCCATCGGGGCCGGGTGCCTCGCATCCTGGTGGAACGGAGAATGGGAGGTGCGACCTTGCTGCGCAAGGAGCCCGACATCTACCGGATCGTCATGACCGATCTGATCCCGATCGCCAACGCCTTGCACCTGGAAGTGAAGCTCGATCCGAATGAGCTTCAGCGCCACTACTTCACAAGCCCGAGCGTCCCCTATCGCTTCGCTTCGGACCTTAGCTACGTCAGCGTCGCGCGGTTTGCCGAGCAGAACTTGGGCGTTCCCGGCATCGACGTGGCAGTGCGGCCGGTGCGCCACTACAATTTCGGAGCCTTCGCTTCGCATATCCTCGGCTATGTGGGACCTCCGGCAGAGAAGGAGGACCTCGGACCCGACGGAAACGAGCTGGAAACGATCGGCCGCATCGGTGTCGAACGGCTGATGGATGGACAGCTGCAAGGGAAGCCTGGCGGGAGGATTCTCCGGGTCAACTATCGCGGCTACATCGTAGCGGAGGAGGCCTACAAGAGCCCCGGCCTCGGCTCTTCGGTCTATCTCACCCTCGACGCGCGGATGCAGGCGATCGTGCAAGAGGCTCTCCGTGACGTGGGTCGAGGGGCGGCCATCGTCATGGATCCGAACACCGGGGATATCTTGGCCATGGCCTCCGTCCCCGATTTCGACCCCAACGTGTTCATCCCCAGGATCAGCCACGAAGACTGGACGAGGCTGACCACCGATCCGACGCGCCCCCTCCTCAACCGGAGCGTCGCCGCGTACTCCCCCGGATCCACGTTCAAGGTGCTGGTCTCCCTGGCCGCCCTGAAATACGGGGCCATCACACCGAGCACCCAGATTTATTCTCCCGCCGCGATCGACATCGGCGGGCACCTCTTTCACGACTGGACCAAGACCGGACGCGGGAACATCAACCTCGTGGAGGCGCTCCAGTATTCGTGCAACACCTTCTTCTATCAGGTGGGCATCCGCACGGGGATCAAGCATCTGGACGAGATGGCCGCCCTTTGCGGCTTCGGGCAGCCGACCGGGCTTTCCTATCTCGGTGAAGCCTCCGGCATCCTGCCGGGGCCGGAATGGATGAAGATCCATCACCCGCTCGAGCGATGGACGACCGCGCATACGGCCAACCTCTCGATCGGACAGGGCTTCCTCGAAGTCACCCCTCTGCAAATGGTGCTTTTGATCAGCGCCGTCGCCAACGGGGGCACCCTTCTCTATCCCCGGCTGGTCGTCGGCGTCAGCGACGCGCAAGGCCGCCAGATCGCTTCCATCCCTCCCCGGCCGCGCGCCGATCTCGGAATGCGCAGAGAAGATCTCGACGCCGTCCGGAAGGGCTTGCTCGCCGTGGTCGAAAGCGGAACCGGCCATTCGGTGGCGATCCCCGGAGTCGCCATCGCCGGCAAGACCGGCTCCGCCCAGGCGAAGCGGAAGTGGAAGGGGAAGCTCTACAACGATACTCGGGCCTGGTTCGTCGGCTTCGTCCCGTACGATCGTCCGAGGTACGCCTTCGGCGTCCTGGTCGAAGGGGGCATCAGCGGCGGAGCCACGGCCGGACCGATCGCCCACAAGATCGTAGAAGGACTTTTGGCCTTGGAGCGCACGGGGACCGCTCCGCAGCTTGTCTACTTCACTCCGGCTAAGGGCAACTTCAACGGCCTCACAGAGATTCAACCGAAGACCGACACGGGCCAGCCGGTCCGCCCCGCCGTTCCGGTCCGCGAAGAGGAAGACAGCCAGGAGGACTCTTCATCGGATCAAGGGTAG
- a CDS encoding type I 3-dehydroquinate dehydratase: MEAMAEPGSGEEGGPPAPWIVGTVTTAAGLSFLREESPVHLVEIRLDALREAGVPECYVRASLAARRRPALLTLRTPEEGGRRRWSEGERERLLAELFPVVDALDVEYRSLEPWRAWWERARAERKWRILSVHWLERSPGEEKILEICSSLERAMPDWGKIALRLREPGDLRCLARVLLERRSQAWALMGLGPWAGLSRLVLSALGSELVYGYLDEPAAPGQPSVAELALGLRSWGLGASSGRRMMRAPGR, translated from the coding sequence ATGGAAGCAATGGCGGAGCCAGGGAGCGGCGAGGAGGGAGGGCCACCCGCTCCATGGATCGTCGGCACCGTCACCACAGCCGCCGGCTTGTCCTTTCTCCGAGAAGAGTCGCCCGTCCATTTGGTGGAGATCCGGCTCGACGCCCTGAGAGAAGCTGGAGTTCCCGAGTGCTACGTGCGTGCTTCCCTGGCGGCACGCCGCCGGCCCGCTCTCTTGACGCTCCGAACGCCGGAAGAAGGGGGAAGACGGCGCTGGTCGGAGGGAGAGAGAGAAAGGCTGCTCGCGGAGCTTTTCCCGGTTGTGGATGCCCTGGATGTCGAATACCGGTCCCTCGAGCCGTGGCGGGCATGGTGGGAACGGGCGCGGGCGGAGCGGAAGTGGCGGATTCTCTCCGTCCATTGGCTGGAGCGCAGCCCGGGCGAGGAAAAGATCCTTGAGATCTGCTCCTCCCTGGAACGTGCGATGCCGGACTGGGGGAAAATCGCCCTTCGCCTTCGCGAACCCGGCGACCTCCGCTGCCTGGCGCGGGTGTTGCTCGAACGGCGATCTCAAGCGTGGGCTCTCATGGGATTGGGACCGTGGGCGGGACTCTCGCGCCTGGTGCTTTCCGCCCTCGGAAGCGAGCTGGTCTATGGCTATCTGGACGAGCCGGCGGCCCCCGGCCAGCCCTCGGTGGCGGAGCTCGCGCTCGGGCTGCGCTCCTGGGGACTGGGAGCATCGTCCGGCCGGAGGATGATGCGGGCTCCCGGGCGGTAA